In a genomic window of Myxococcaceae bacterium JPH2:
- a CDS encoding AarF/ABC1/UbiB kinase family protein → MILQDLNRVRQITVIAARHGFGEVAERAGLWRMLGRKEKVEVSPEAQRASTARRFRMLLADLGPTFIKLGQVLSTRADLLPAEYVEELATLQDHVEPIPLAEVHAQIRGSLGKDAAELFAQIDPTPLAAASIAQVHRAVTLEGEEVVVKVQRPGIAAQIDSDLGVLRSLARLLEAVVEETGIYTPSGIVDEFDRAIHEELDFVNEATNIRAFLENHRERPYLKIPRVYSELSSRTVLTLEFIRGVKVNPSQLSEPVRKQLAQNIVEASFRQLFDDGLFHGDPHPGNILLMEDHRLALLDFGVVGRLTRPMQETLVMLCLAVALKDSDSVARILYRVGVPDARANLVGFRNDIEGILGQHLPTTLGQVDARTLLRDLLDLAVKYRIRIPKEYALLSRASISTEGMLRGLYPELNILEVALPYAKELLAGRYDPTQLQGGLMRTLLRFQSLAQDLPTQLSQILLDLESGKFSVNVRAEQFDKLNENLRSAAVIAFLGLCACGFIVGAFIAFAPRPPMYGNVPVLGVVGIAFAAALFGAAITWYLFGGRLGKVSVSRWLTKKHR, encoded by the coding sequence ATGATCCTCCAGGACCTCAACCGCGTCCGTCAGATTACCGTCATCGCCGCGCGCCACGGCTTCGGCGAGGTGGCGGAGCGCGCCGGGCTGTGGCGGATGCTCGGCCGCAAGGAGAAGGTGGAGGTGTCGCCGGAGGCGCAGCGCGCGTCCACGGCCCGGCGCTTCCGCATGCTGCTGGCGGACCTGGGCCCCACCTTCATCAAGCTGGGGCAGGTCCTCTCCACGCGCGCGGACCTGCTGCCCGCCGAGTACGTGGAGGAGCTGGCCACGCTCCAGGACCACGTCGAGCCCATCCCGCTCGCCGAGGTGCACGCGCAGATTCGCGGCTCGCTGGGCAAGGACGCCGCGGAGCTGTTCGCGCAGATCGATCCCACCCCGCTGGCCGCGGCCTCCATCGCGCAGGTGCACCGCGCGGTGACGCTCGAGGGCGAGGAGGTGGTGGTGAAGGTGCAGCGGCCGGGCATCGCCGCGCAGATCGACTCGGACCTGGGCGTGCTGCGCTCGCTGGCGAGGCTGCTCGAGGCCGTGGTGGAGGAGACGGGCATCTACACGCCCAGCGGCATCGTGGACGAGTTCGACCGCGCCATCCACGAGGAGCTGGACTTCGTCAACGAGGCCACCAACATCCGCGCGTTCCTGGAGAACCACCGCGAGCGGCCGTACCTGAAGATTCCGCGCGTGTACTCGGAGCTGTCCAGCCGCACGGTGCTCACGCTGGAGTTCATCCGCGGCGTGAAGGTCAACCCGTCCCAGCTCTCCGAGCCGGTGCGCAAGCAGCTCGCGCAGAACATCGTGGAGGCCAGCTTCCGGCAGCTCTTCGACGACGGGCTGTTCCATGGCGATCCCCACCCCGGGAACATCCTGCTCATGGAGGACCACCGGCTCGCGCTGCTCGACTTCGGCGTGGTGGGCCGGCTCACGCGCCCCATGCAGGAGACGCTCGTCATGCTGTGCCTCGCGGTGGCGCTGAAGGACAGCGACTCGGTGGCGCGCATCCTCTACCGGGTGGGCGTCCCCGACGCGCGGGCCAACCTGGTGGGCTTCCGCAACGACATCGAGGGCATCCTCGGCCAGCACCTGCCCACCACGCTGGGTCAGGTGGACGCGCGCACGCTCCTGCGCGACCTGCTGGATCTGGCCGTCAAGTATCGCATCCGCATCCCCAAGGAGTACGCGCTGCTCTCGCGCGCCTCCATCTCCACCGAGGGCATGCTGCGCGGCCTCTACCCGGAGCTGAACATCCTGGAGGTCGCGCTCCCCTACGCCAAGGAGCTGCTCGCCGGCCGGTACGACCCGACGCAGCTCCAGGGCGGGCTGATGCGCACGCTCCTGCGCTTCCAGTCGCTGGCGCAGGACCTGCCCACGCAGCTGTCGCAGATCCTCCTGGACCTGGAGTCCGGCAAGTTCAGCGTCAACGTGCGCGCCGAGCAGTTCGACAAGCTCAACGAGAACCTGCGCAGCGCGGCCGTCATCGCCTTCCTCGGCCTGTGCGCCTGTGGCTTCATCGTCGGAGCCTTCATCGCCTTCGCGCCCCGCCCGCCCATGTACGGCAATGTCCCCGTGCTCGGCGTGGTGGGCATCGCCTTCGCGGCGGCGCTCTTTGGCGCGGCCATCACCTGGTACCTGTTTGGCGGGCGACTGGGGAAGGTCAGCGTCAGCCGGTGGCTCACCAAGAAGCACCGGTAG
- the mutS gene encoding DNA mismatch repair protein MutS produces the protein MAVTQQAKTAKAPAVEPSEEETSDVGNPSGEQPAGAREIASLTPMMRQYLELKALHPDTVLFFRLGDFYEMFFEDAIRASELLQITLTARAKGSDKVPMCGVPYHSARRYIARLVEHGLKVAICEQVEAPGTGPGIVRREVTRVITPGMVLDEEVLEPQASNFLAALCWNEQGFGAALLEASTGEFLSLEAATLSEVVEGLSRVDPRELLVPEGKREAPEVTQVCQRLSRMPAVAEGEAASFEPTRASAFLRAHFAVQSLAAFGLDGAPLAMGAAGAALRYLKDTQKTPAAHVDRLSRVERSGQLLMDESSRGNLEVLKSLRDGGRRGSLLGVLDRTATGLGARKLARWLAAPLSSLPEIHARLDSVEELSQRGVWREELTGILKEVGDLERLCGRLSLGAGNARDLRALGLSLLQLPRLGTALARCQSGLLQSLAGPLGALPELASLLARAVADEPPVTLKDGGLIRPGFHAELDKLVALSTSGKDVLLQIEQRERERTGISSLKVRFNRVFGYYLEVTKSNLHLVPKDYIRKQTTVGSERFVTPELKEYEEQVLTAEERRGVLELQLFEELRAQVVAAAPRIRSAAEAVATADALLSFARCAAEYGYARPEVDTSEGMVITGGRHPVVERMLGAGESFVPNDIRLDPQDAQLLVITGPNMAGKSTVMRQVALTALMAQAGSFVPAKAARIGLCDRIFTRVGAADNLARGQSTFMVEMTETSHILHHATRRSLIILDEIGRGTSTFDGLSIAWAVAEHLHDKVGARTLFATHYHELVDLARERPRVKNLCVAVKEQGGKVIFLRKLIAGGASRSYGIEVAKLAGLPPEVVTRARELLQNLESGELDEAGRPRVAVRQPPARRAAPAAGVSTGQLGLFGAEPAPMAAAPAPNPLHQKVVEALQAAAIERMTPLDALNLLAKLQRDLG, from the coding sequence ATGGCCGTGACGCAGCAGGCGAAGACAGCGAAGGCACCAGCGGTGGAGCCCTCCGAGGAGGAGACCTCGGACGTCGGAAACCCGTCGGGCGAGCAGCCCGCGGGCGCGAGGGAAATCGCCTCGCTCACCCCGATGATGCGCCAGTACCTGGAGCTGAAGGCGCTCCACCCCGACACCGTGCTCTTCTTCCGGCTCGGGGACTTCTACGAGATGTTCTTCGAGGACGCGATCCGCGCCTCGGAACTGCTCCAGATCACCCTGACCGCCCGGGCCAAGGGCTCGGACAAGGTGCCCATGTGCGGGGTGCCGTACCACTCGGCGCGCCGCTACATCGCGCGGCTGGTGGAGCACGGCCTCAAGGTGGCCATCTGCGAGCAGGTGGAGGCACCGGGCACCGGGCCGGGCATCGTCCGGCGCGAAGTGACCCGCGTCATCACCCCCGGCATGGTGCTGGACGAGGAGGTGCTCGAGCCCCAGGCGAGCAACTTCCTGGCCGCGCTCTGCTGGAACGAGCAGGGCTTCGGGGCCGCGCTGCTGGAAGCCTCCACGGGCGAGTTCCTCTCCCTGGAAGCGGCGACGCTGTCCGAGGTGGTGGAGGGGCTGTCGCGCGTGGATCCGCGCGAGCTGCTGGTGCCGGAAGGCAAGCGCGAGGCCCCCGAGGTGACGCAGGTCTGCCAGCGGCTGTCGCGGATGCCCGCGGTGGCGGAGGGCGAGGCCGCGTCGTTCGAGCCCACGCGCGCCTCCGCCTTCCTGCGCGCGCACTTCGCGGTGCAGTCGCTGGCCGCCTTCGGGTTGGACGGCGCGCCTCTGGCCATGGGGGCCGCGGGCGCCGCGCTGCGCTACCTGAAGGACACCCAGAAGACTCCGGCCGCGCACGTGGATCGGCTGAGCCGCGTGGAGCGCTCGGGTCAGCTCCTCATGGACGAGTCCTCGCGGGGCAACCTGGAGGTGCTCAAGAGCCTGCGGGACGGAGGGCGGCGCGGCTCGCTGCTGGGCGTGTTGGACAGGACCGCGACGGGGCTCGGGGCGCGCAAGCTGGCCCGGTGGCTGGCGGCGCCGCTGTCCTCGCTGCCGGAGATCCACGCGCGATTGGACTCCGTGGAGGAGCTGTCCCAGCGCGGCGTGTGGCGCGAGGAGCTCACCGGCATCCTCAAGGAAGTGGGCGACCTGGAGCGGCTGTGCGGCCGTCTGTCGCTGGGCGCGGGCAACGCGCGCGACCTGCGGGCGCTGGGCCTGTCGTTGCTTCAGCTGCCTCGGCTGGGGACCGCGTTGGCGCGCTGCCAGTCCGGGCTGCTCCAGTCCCTGGCGGGGCCGCTGGGCGCGCTGCCCGAGCTGGCGTCGCTGCTCGCGCGCGCGGTGGCGGACGAGCCGCCCGTGACGCTGAAGGACGGTGGCCTCATCCGGCCCGGCTTCCACGCCGAGCTGGACAAGCTGGTCGCCCTGTCCACCTCCGGCAAGGACGTGCTGCTGCAGATCGAGCAGCGCGAGCGGGAGCGCACCGGCATCAGCTCACTCAAGGTGCGGTTCAACAGGGTGTTCGGCTACTACCTGGAGGTCACCAAGTCGAACCTGCACCTCGTGCCCAAGGACTACATCCGCAAGCAGACGACGGTGGGCTCCGAGCGCTTCGTCACCCCGGAACTGAAGGAGTACGAGGAGCAGGTGCTCACCGCCGAGGAGCGGCGGGGCGTGCTGGAGCTCCAGCTCTTCGAGGAGCTGCGTGCCCAGGTGGTGGCCGCGGCGCCGCGGATCCGCTCGGCGGCCGAGGCGGTGGCCACGGCGGACGCGCTGCTGTCGTTCGCGCGCTGCGCGGCGGAGTACGGCTATGCCCGCCCGGAGGTGGACACGTCCGAGGGGATGGTCATCACCGGCGGACGTCACCCCGTGGTGGAGCGCATGCTGGGGGCGGGGGAGTCCTTCGTTCCCAATGACATCCGGTTGGATCCGCAGGACGCGCAGCTGCTCGTCATCACCGGCCCCAACATGGCGGGCAAGAGCACGGTGATGCGGCAGGTGGCGCTCACCGCGCTGATGGCACAGGCCGGCTCGTTCGTGCCCGCGAAGGCGGCGCGCATCGGGCTGTGCGACCGCATCTTCACGCGCGTGGGCGCGGCGGACAATCTGGCGCGTGGTCAGTCCACCTTCATGGTGGAGATGACCGAGACGAGCCACATCCTCCACCACGCCACCCGTCGCAGCCTCATCATCCTGGATGAGATTGGCCGCGGCACGTCCACGTTCGACGGGCTCTCCATCGCGTGGGCGGTGGCGGAGCACCTGCACGACAAGGTGGGCGCGCGCACGCTGTTCGCCACGCACTACCACGAGCTGGTGGACCTGGCGCGCGAGCGGCCTCGGGTGAAGAACCTCTGCGTCGCGGTGAAGGAGCAGGGCGGCAAGGTCATCTTCCTGCGCAAGCTCATCGCGGGCGGAGCCAGCCGCTCCTACGGCATCGAGGTGGCGAAGCTCGCCGGCCTTCCTCCCGAGGTGGTGACGCGCGCCCGGGAGCTGCTCCAGAACCTGGAGTCGGGAGAGCTGGACGAGGCGGGCCGTCCCCGCGTGGCGGTTCGTCAGCCCCCCGCGCGACGTGCGGCGCCAGCGGCCGGGGTGTCCACCGGGCAGCTCGGGCTGTTCGGCGCGGAGCCCGCGCCCATGGCGGCCGCTCCCGCTCCAAACCCCCTGCACCAGAAGGTCGTGGAGGCGCTCCAGGCGGCGGCCATCGAGCGGATGACGCCGCTGGATGCGCTCAACCTGCTCGCGAAGCTCCAGCGCGACCTGGGGTAG
- a CDS encoding DUF2267 domain-containing protein: MAQHPDVPRDPDTVPVKERDESAELQPFLDELQNSQELRVNGLDARDAASAVLCTLARRLSDGEDVKLMRALPGGIGQLLGACEIHRGPSHAKRMHRAEFIGDVADHLRIPVDQAFRVLTAVFTAVRDRIPEDEVAAVASQLPADLADLFRRPV, from the coding sequence ATGGCGCAGCACCCCGACGTTCCCCGCGATCCCGACACGGTGCCCGTGAAGGAGCGCGACGAATCCGCGGAGCTTCAGCCCTTCCTCGACGAGCTGCAGAACAGTCAGGAGCTGCGGGTCAACGGCTTGGATGCGCGCGACGCGGCCAGCGCCGTGCTGTGCACGCTCGCGCGGCGCCTGTCCGATGGCGAGGACGTGAAGCTGATGCGCGCGTTGCCGGGCGGAATCGGGCAGCTGCTGGGCGCGTGTGAAATCCACCGCGGCCCGTCTCACGCCAAGCGCATGCACCGCGCCGAGTTCATCGGCGACGTGGCGGACCACCTGCGCATCCCGGTGGACCAGGCGTTCCGCGTCCTCACCGCCGTCTTCACGGCGGTGCGCGACCGCATCCCCGAGGACGAGGTGGCGGCGGTGGCCTCACAGCTCCCCGCCGACCTCGCGGACCTCTTCCGCCGGCCCGTGTAG
- a CDS encoding efflux RND transporter permease subunit, translating into MNITEVCIKKPVLAWMIMAATIVFGLVAAQRIGISQFPDVDFPTINIGVTWEGANPEAVESDVIEPIEEAVTQVEGVKSITSTARQGGASITVELDLSRNVDLALQDVQTKVSQAQRALPRDIDPPVVSKTNPEDQPIMWLGVSGPFAQQVVGDFARYRVKEQLQTVPGVGEVQLGGLLERNVRIWVDAQKLDAHGLTVEDVISALQREHVELPAGRIETQGREVNVRVLGEALDLETLRHIVLREQSGQPVYLSDVALVEDGFEDVRRMARVNGEPAQGLGIKKQRGANAVAVAQGVRTELARIQKEAPAGMTIGINFDSSQFIEESVHEIEFELMLACLLTALVCWVFLGSLSSTLNVVLAIPMSLLGTVAVIYFLGFTLNTFTLLGLALAVGIVVDDAIMVLENIFRHSEEGKERVRAAREGTAEITFAALAATVAVVAIFLPVIFMKGIIGRFFLQFGVTLCVAVLLSYVEAITLAPARCAQLLRTTREGRGRVGLAVDRAFTRLEHLYARVLAWGLKRPWRVLGSASLMLLASVFAFRALPGEFVPSQDQGRLVIRLQTAVGSSLDETNQLFKQAEEFVMHRPEVDRVFAVVGGMGGSGVNTGMLMLTLVPAKQRMTQAEFQQVLRKGLNAFPGLRAVVQDLSQSGFTAQRGFPVEFSVRGSDWERLVEASQEMREKLQASGKVVDVDTDYQLGMPELRITPDRARAADLGVPMQSVASTINALVGGVRVGKYSTGGRRIDVRLRLMSGQRSRPEDLSLLKLRTASGTLVPLSTLVAQEERPALQAITRRDRERAISIFANVAPSSNQEEALATVERLAKDLPGGTRVVVGGASVAFRESMSSLVFALFLGIGVAYMVLGAQFNSFLHPVTVLTILPLSVAGASFALLGTGSTLNIFSMIGLLLLMGIVKKNSIILVDYALQQRELGADAEQAMLRAGPVRLRPILMTSMATMMAAVPAALSLGAGSETRAPMSIAVLGGLSVSTVLSLLVVPAFYVVADRIKTRLGGGKADVEPAPAEAAHPAPHG; encoded by the coding sequence ATGAACATCACCGAGGTCTGCATCAAGAAGCCCGTCCTCGCCTGGATGATCATGGCGGCGACCATCGTCTTCGGACTGGTGGCCGCGCAGCGCATCGGCATCAGCCAGTTTCCGGACGTGGACTTCCCCACCATCAACATCGGGGTGACGTGGGAAGGCGCCAACCCGGAGGCGGTGGAGAGCGACGTCATCGAGCCCATCGAGGAGGCGGTGACGCAGGTCGAGGGCGTCAAGAGCATCACCTCCACCGCGCGCCAGGGCGGCGCCAGCATCACGGTGGAGCTGGACCTGTCGCGCAACGTGGACCTGGCGCTCCAGGACGTGCAGACCAAGGTGAGCCAGGCGCAGCGCGCGCTGCCCCGGGACATTGATCCGCCCGTCGTCTCCAAGACGAACCCGGAGGATCAGCCCATCATGTGGCTGGGCGTGTCCGGTCCCTTCGCGCAGCAGGTGGTGGGTGACTTCGCCCGCTACCGCGTGAAGGAGCAGCTGCAGACGGTGCCTGGCGTGGGCGAGGTGCAGCTCGGCGGCCTCTTGGAGCGCAACGTGCGCATCTGGGTGGACGCGCAGAAGCTGGACGCGCACGGCCTCACGGTGGAGGACGTCATCAGCGCGCTCCAGCGCGAGCACGTGGAGCTGCCCGCGGGTCGCATCGAGACGCAGGGCCGCGAGGTCAACGTCCGGGTGCTGGGCGAGGCGTTGGACCTGGAGACGCTGCGCCACATCGTGCTGCGCGAGCAGAGCGGCCAGCCCGTCTACCTGAGCGACGTGGCGCTGGTGGAGGACGGCTTCGAGGACGTGCGCCGCATGGCCCGCGTCAACGGCGAGCCCGCGCAGGGCCTGGGCATCAAGAAGCAGCGCGGCGCCAACGCGGTGGCCGTGGCCCAGGGCGTGCGCACCGAGCTGGCGCGCATCCAGAAGGAAGCGCCCGCCGGGATGACCATCGGCATCAACTTCGACTCGTCGCAGTTCATCGAGGAGAGCGTCCACGAGATCGAGTTCGAGCTGATGCTGGCGTGTCTGCTCACCGCGCTCGTGTGCTGGGTGTTCCTCGGCTCGCTGTCCAGCACGCTCAACGTGGTGCTCGCCATCCCCATGTCGCTGTTGGGCACGGTGGCGGTCATCTACTTCCTCGGCTTCACCCTCAACACCTTCACGCTCCTGGGATTGGCGCTGGCGGTGGGCATCGTGGTGGACGACGCCATCATGGTGCTGGAGAACATCTTCCGGCACTCGGAGGAGGGGAAGGAGCGGGTGCGCGCCGCGCGCGAGGGCACCGCGGAGATCACCTTCGCCGCGCTGGCCGCCACGGTGGCCGTGGTGGCCATCTTCCTGCCCGTCATCTTCATGAAGGGCATCATCGGCCGCTTCTTCCTCCAGTTCGGCGTCACGCTGTGCGTGGCGGTGCTGCTCTCCTACGTGGAGGCCATCACCCTGGCGCCGGCGCGCTGCGCGCAGCTTCTGCGCACCACCCGCGAGGGCCGCGGTCGGGTGGGGCTCGCGGTGGACCGCGCCTTCACCCGCCTGGAGCACCTGTACGCGCGCGTGCTGGCGTGGGGCCTGAAGCGTCCGTGGCGCGTGCTGGGCAGCGCGTCGCTCATGCTGCTCGCGAGCGTGTTCGCGTTCCGCGCGCTGCCGGGAGAGTTCGTCCCGTCGCAGGACCAGGGGCGCCTGGTGATCCGCCTGCAGACGGCGGTGGGCAGCAGCCTGGATGAGACGAACCAGCTCTTCAAGCAGGCCGAGGAGTTCGTCATGCACCGCCCCGAGGTGGACCGCGTGTTCGCCGTGGTGGGCGGCATGGGTGGCTCGGGCGTGAACACCGGCATGCTGATGCTCACGCTGGTGCCCGCGAAGCAGCGCATGACGCAGGCCGAGTTCCAGCAGGTGCTGCGCAAGGGCCTCAACGCCTTCCCCGGCCTGCGCGCCGTGGTGCAGGACCTGTCGCAGAGCGGCTTCACCGCGCAGCGTGGCTTCCCCGTGGAGTTCAGCGTGCGCGGCTCGGATTGGGAGCGGCTGGTGGAAGCCAGCCAGGAGATGCGCGAGAAGCTCCAGGCCAGCGGCAAGGTGGTGGACGTGGACACCGACTACCAGCTGGGCATGCCCGAGCTGCGCATCACCCCGGACCGGGCGCGCGCGGCGGACCTGGGCGTGCCGATGCAGTCGGTGGCCTCCACCATCAACGCCCTGGTGGGCGGTGTGCGCGTGGGCAAGTACAGCACCGGTGGGCGCCGCATCGACGTGCGCCTGCGGCTGATGTCCGGACAGCGGTCGCGTCCGGAGGACCTGTCGCTGTTGAAGCTGCGCACCGCGAGCGGCACGCTGGTGCCCCTGTCCACGCTCGTGGCGCAGGAGGAGCGCCCCGCGCTCCAGGCCATCACCCGGCGGGACCGCGAGCGCGCCATCAGCATCTTCGCCAACGTGGCGCCCAGCTCGAATCAGGAGGAGGCGCTCGCCACGGTGGAGCGGCTGGCCAAGGACCTTCCCGGTGGCACGCGCGTGGTGGTCGGCGGCGCCAGCGTGGCGTTCCGCGAGTCGATGAGCAGCCTCGTCTTCGCGCTCTTCCTGGGGATTGGCGTCGCGTACATGGTGCTGGGCGCGCAGTTCAACTCGTTCCTGCACCCCGTCACGGTGCTCACCATCTTGCCGCTGTCGGTGGCGGGCGCGTCCTTCGCGCTGTTGGGCACCGGGAGCACGCTGAACATCTTCAGCATGATTGGTCTGCTGCTGCTGATGGGCATCGTGAAGAAGAACTCCATCATCCTGGTGGACTACGCGCTCCAGCAGCGCGAGCTGGGCGCGGACGCCGAGCAGGCCATGCTGCGCGCCGGCCCGGTGCGCCTGCGGCCCATCCTCATGACGTCCATGGCCACGATGATGGCGGCGGTGCCGGCCGCGCTGTCGCTGGGCGCGGGAAGCGAGACGCGCGCGCCCATGTCCATCGCGGTGCTCGGCGGCTTGTCCGTCTCCACCGTGCTCAGCCTCCTGGTGGTGCCCGCCTTCTATGTGGTGGCGGACCGCATCAAGACGCGGCTCGGCGGTGGCAAGGCGGATGTGGAGCCCGCTCCGGCCGAGGCCGCGCACCCGGCGCCGCACGGGTAG
- the nhaA gene encoding Na+/H+ antiporter NhaA, protein MATPPTTPAPAPRPPPPVPALFRVALAPLQAFFRLEASSGILLALCALAALVWANSPWADTYTAVFDAPLSLSIAGAEGHFTFREFINDGLMTVFFFLVGMEIKRELSSGELRTFSRAVLPLIAAMGGMIVPALVYLAFNAGTPAQSGWAIPMATDIAFAIGCLTLVKQRVGHGLVVFLTALAIFDDIGGILVIALFYGTGLHAAWLLAAAGVVLVLLAFNAFSVRWGVAYALAGAALWYCMHHGGIHATLSGVVLGLCIPARPTRRGRDVLEELQAYLRACVSEPEDETRRGAQILHIEEALEDIEPPLNRFEHLWHRWVAFGIVPLFALANSGISLAGMGREELLSPLTLGVFFGLFVGKQVGIFTFTWVALKLGVSSAPGNASAGQIHGVSVVAGIGFTVALFVAGLAFPTQPVLLTEAKLGILLGSLLSGVVGYVLLRFVTKPSRAVASSE, encoded by the coding sequence ATGGCGACGCCCCCCACGACTCCCGCTCCTGCGCCACGACCCCCGCCCCCCGTGCCGGCGTTGTTCCGGGTGGCGCTCGCTCCCTTGCAGGCCTTCTTCCGGCTGGAGGCGAGCAGCGGCATCCTGCTGGCCCTGTGTGCGCTGGCCGCGCTGGTCTGGGCCAACTCCCCGTGGGCGGACACGTACACGGCCGTCTTCGATGCGCCCCTCTCCCTGTCGATCGCCGGTGCCGAGGGCCACTTCACCTTCCGCGAGTTCATCAACGACGGGTTGATGACGGTGTTCTTCTTCCTCGTGGGGATGGAGATCAAACGCGAGCTGTCCTCAGGTGAGCTGCGCACGTTCTCGCGCGCGGTGCTGCCGCTCATCGCCGCGATGGGCGGAATGATCGTCCCCGCGCTCGTCTACCTCGCCTTCAACGCGGGCACGCCGGCCCAGAGCGGCTGGGCCATCCCCATGGCCACGGACATCGCGTTCGCCATCGGCTGCCTCACGCTGGTGAAGCAGCGCGTGGGCCACGGCCTCGTGGTGTTCCTCACCGCGCTGGCCATCTTCGATGACATCGGCGGCATCCTCGTCATCGCCCTCTTCTACGGCACGGGCCTGCACGCCGCGTGGCTGCTCGCGGCGGCGGGCGTGGTGCTCGTGCTGCTGGCCTTCAACGCCTTCTCCGTCCGCTGGGGCGTGGCCTACGCGCTGGCGGGCGCGGCGCTCTGGTACTGCATGCACCATGGAGGCATCCACGCGACGCTCTCGGGCGTGGTGCTGGGCCTGTGCATCCCCGCGCGCCCCACGCGACGCGGGCGCGACGTGCTGGAGGAGCTGCAGGCCTACCTCCGCGCGTGCGTGAGCGAGCCCGAGGACGAGACGCGCCGGGGCGCCCAGATCCTCCACATCGAGGAGGCGCTGGAGGACATCGAGCCGCCGCTCAACCGCTTCGAGCACCTGTGGCACCGCTGGGTGGCGTTCGGCATCGTGCCGCTGTTCGCCCTGGCCAACTCGGGCATCAGCCTGGCGGGCATGGGCCGTGAGGAGCTGCTGTCTCCGCTCACCCTCGGCGTGTTCTTCGGGCTCTTCGTGGGCAAGCAGGTGGGCATCTTCACGTTCACCTGGGTCGCGCTGAAGCTGGGGGTGTCCAGCGCGCCGGGCAACGCGAGCGCGGGGCAGATCCACGGCGTCTCGGTGGTGGCGGGAATCGGGTTCACGGTGGCCCTGTTCGTCGCGGGCCTCGCCTTCCCCACGCAGCCCGTGCTCTTGACCGAGGCGAAGCTGGGCATCCTCCTGGGCTCGCTCCTGTCCGGCGTGGTGGGCTACGTTCTCTTGCGCTTCGTGACGAAGCCCTCCCGCGCCGTGGCGTCTTCCGAATGA
- a CDS encoding DUF3592 domain-containing protein: protein MRLAIPHAPRRVRLTQVPGAVGRLVRGVVVGLVLMGGVAAGVGWAGRYFVEEQAFAARAEEVEARVARSHSPPPAEREGAEGTLDVLYTYARMEHAITGVRTFAASAAEMGPGARVMLLVDPRQPDRPREARFARALASRVGWLPWGLAVGALLAAGVLGWELRRLWRAEVEPLRLGALVWLTVEEPLPRTRAEVVFPAHYFRQDVKHDVRARARPGRAPVRNGEKVLAAVVPRQPGWCRVIDEDLARTLGWVGAH, encoded by the coding sequence ATGCGACTCGCGATTCCCCATGCCCCTCGGCGCGTGCGTCTGACCCAGGTCCCCGGCGCCGTGGGGCGGCTGGTGCGCGGCGTCGTGGTGGGCCTGGTCCTCATGGGCGGGGTGGCGGCCGGAGTGGGCTGGGCCGGTCGCTACTTCGTGGAGGAGCAGGCCTTCGCCGCGCGGGCCGAGGAGGTGGAGGCCCGGGTGGCTCGCAGCCACTCTCCGCCCCCGGCCGAGCGCGAGGGCGCGGAGGGCACCCTGGATGTCCTCTACACCTACGCGCGGATGGAGCACGCCATCACCGGCGTGCGGACCTTCGCGGCCTCCGCCGCGGAGATGGGGCCGGGCGCTCGGGTGATGCTGTTGGTGGACCCACGCCAGCCGGATCGCCCTCGCGAGGCGCGGTTCGCCCGGGCCCTGGCGTCACGGGTGGGGTGGCTGCCCTGGGGCCTGGCCGTGGGCGCGCTCCTGGCGGCGGGCGTCCTCGGGTGGGAGCTGCGGCGCTTGTGGCGCGCGGAGGTGGAGCCGCTGCGGCTGGGCGCCCTGGTGTGGCTCACCGTGGAGGAGCCCCTGCCTCGCACGCGCGCCGAGGTCGTCTTCCCCGCGCACTATTTCCGGCAAGACGTGAAACACGATGTCCGCGCTCGGGCTCGGCCGGGCCGCGCGCCGGTGCGCAACGGGGAGAAGGTCCTGGCGGCGGTGGTGCCTCGACAGCCCGGGTGGTGCCGCGTCATCGACGAGGACCTGGCGCGCACGTTGGGGTGGGTGGGGGCGCACTGA